A genomic segment from Bradyrhizobium sp. CB1015 encodes:
- a CDS encoding PepSY domain-containing protein gives MMSAIVLSHRWLGIAFCLLFAMWFASGIVMHFVPFPSLTEAERFAGLAPLDRGGTISVVDAVAASGIADATRVRLIQRSDGPVYVVSGSAGSRAVRASDGGEASVASADVALTIVQAYSRQRGLDALRGAIVARSDYDQWSVPNGFDRHRPLFRAALGDAAGTEVYVSSLTGEVVLDTTRSERGWNWAGSVLHWIYPTVLRSSWALWDRVVWTLSLLALIAALLGAVLGIVRVKMRGRQLSSPYRGWHALHHIIGLVATVFVLSWIFSGWLSMDHGRLFSRGQLTPAEAGVVDAGPDWRDASSLALQPISPSAREVEWFAFNGKVYRRDRIALVQQTLIRAGDAPRDGQAAYLDMQEIGDLTARLGAGCAAPFLLAGNDDYPAPSAIPGAPVYRTTCGALWFDVDAANGRVLQRLDPSRRVYRWLYSALHTLDFPILSAHARLRDALIVGLCTLGLMFSITGIVIGWRRLRASLASA, from the coding sequence ATGATGAGCGCCATCGTCCTCTCGCATCGCTGGCTGGGCATCGCGTTCTGCCTGTTGTTCGCGATGTGGTTCGCGAGCGGGATCGTGATGCACTTCGTCCCGTTTCCGTCGCTGACGGAAGCGGAGCGATTTGCCGGACTCGCGCCGCTGGATCGCGGCGGGACGATCTCGGTCGTGGACGCCGTTGCTGCGAGCGGAATCGCCGATGCGACGCGTGTTCGGCTGATCCAGCGGAGTGATGGACCGGTTTACGTGGTCTCGGGCTCCGCAGGTTCGCGAGCGGTTCGCGCCTCCGATGGAGGAGAGGCGTCGGTGGCGTCCGCCGATGTCGCGCTCACCATCGTGCAAGCCTATTCACGTCAGCGCGGGCTCGACGCGCTACGGGGGGCGATCGTCGCGCGGTCAGACTACGATCAATGGAGCGTGCCGAACGGTTTTGATCGCCATCGCCCCTTGTTTCGCGCCGCTCTCGGCGATGCCGCTGGAACGGAGGTCTATGTTTCGTCGCTGACCGGCGAAGTCGTCCTGGATACGACGCGCAGCGAGCGCGGGTGGAACTGGGCCGGCAGCGTGCTGCACTGGATCTATCCGACGGTTCTGCGCAGCAGCTGGGCGCTGTGGGATCGCGTGGTCTGGACTCTGTCGCTGCTGGCCCTGATCGCAGCATTGCTTGGTGCGGTGCTCGGAATTGTGCGTGTGAAGATGCGGGGACGCCAGCTCTCGTCGCCCTATCGGGGCTGGCACGCTCTGCATCACATCATCGGTCTTGTCGCGACCGTGTTCGTGCTGAGCTGGATCTTCAGCGGCTGGCTCTCGATGGACCACGGCCGGCTGTTCTCGCGCGGGCAATTGACTCCGGCAGAGGCCGGCGTGGTCGATGCCGGCCCGGATTGGCGAGACGCTTCATCGCTCGCTCTGCAGCCAATATCGCCGTCGGCGCGCGAGGTCGAATGGTTCGCCTTCAATGGCAAGGTCTATCGGCGCGATCGGATCGCCCTCGTTCAGCAGACCTTGATCAGGGCAGGGGACGCGCCGCGCGATGGACAGGCGGCATACCTGGATATGCAGGAGATCGGGGATCTGACGGCGCGCCTTGGCGCCGGCTGTGCCGCACCGTTCCTGCTCGCCGGCAACGACGACTATCCGGCGCCATCCGCTATTCCAGGGGCTCCTGTCTACCGCACGACCTGCGGCGCTCTCTGGTTCGATGTCGATGCCGCCAATGGCAGGGTGCTGCAAAGACTGGACCCGTCGCGGCGCGTCTATCGCTGGCTCTACAGTGCGCTGCACACGCTTGATTTCCCCATTCTGTCGGCTCATGCGCGGCTGCGTGATGCTCTCATTGTCGGCCTCTGTACGCTCGGATTGATGTTCTCCATCACTGGCATCGTCATCGGTTGGCGACGCTTGCGGGCGTCGCTGGCGAGCGCATAG
- a CDS encoding hydantoinase/oxoprolinase family protein, whose product MSDSGNHWEVGTDIGGTFTDIIAIRRDSAEARIAKVPSRPDAPVQAMLEAIEAVGLRKSEVKRFVHGTTRVTNAIVENRLPKVALVATEGFADVLEIARYRRRDLYRLDIPPKSPPLVPPERCFGLAERLDHEGRVLKALEQAEIERLVAWLKGTGVQSVAVALLHAYANPVHEKMLGERLRDVVAHVSLSHEVNPEAREYERTSATVFNAAAMPIAVEYLSELEQRLPIGPGLQVFHSAGAMVPISAVKRRPLVMAMSGPAAGVSASVSIARQLGCSRMLTFDMGGTTTDVCLIVDGQAEMTDGRMLGDKPLRQPMLAVHSIGAGGGSIVRNGPGGLTVGPESAGSEPGPACYGRGGMEPTITDANAVLGYLNPETKLGDRIGIDIESAKRVIEPIARALGLNLTETALGIIKVANATMARALRRVTVERGIDGRDCTLLAFGGGGPMHAAGLADLYGIAEVVVPSASSAFSALGCLTADFSFLQQQTLRAALDGIDLARVSERIGTLIDDASAPLIANGVAKTEIQVELAALMRYAAQNDAIPVSFTLPLDVARLKRDFLTRHHELFGYATGEPCVIESVRVQARRPSTTIVSRPATAARAVSTATRICSFGGFHDIATAIIDRASLAETVNGPAIIEDAWSTVVVPPGWQAKPDTSGNLFLTRGAA is encoded by the coding sequence ATGAGCGACTCCGGCAATCACTGGGAGGTCGGCACCGATATCGGTGGCACCTTCACCGACATCATCGCCATCCGGCGCGATTCCGCGGAAGCGCGAATTGCGAAGGTGCCGTCGCGCCCCGACGCTCCGGTGCAGGCGATGCTGGAGGCGATCGAGGCGGTGGGCCTGCGCAAGAGCGAGGTCAAGCGCTTCGTCCACGGCACCACGCGCGTGACCAACGCGATCGTGGAGAACCGGCTGCCGAAGGTGGCGCTGGTCGCGACCGAAGGCTTTGCCGACGTGCTCGAGATCGCCCGCTATCGCCGGCGCGATCTCTATCGGCTCGACATTCCGCCGAAATCGCCGCCTTTGGTGCCGCCTGAACGATGCTTTGGGCTCGCCGAGCGCCTCGATCATGAGGGCCGGGTGCTGAAGGCGCTCGAGCAAGCCGAGATCGAACGCCTGGTGGCCTGGCTGAAAGGGACCGGCGTTCAGAGCGTCGCGGTCGCGCTCCTTCACGCTTATGCCAATCCAGTGCACGAAAAGATGCTGGGCGAGCGGCTCAGGGACGTCGTCGCCCATGTCTCGCTCTCGCACGAGGTCAATCCCGAGGCGCGCGAATATGAGCGGACCTCGGCGACCGTGTTCAACGCGGCCGCGATGCCGATCGCGGTGGAATATCTCAGCGAACTGGAGCAGCGGCTGCCGATCGGGCCGGGCCTGCAGGTGTTTCACTCCGCCGGCGCCATGGTCCCGATTTCGGCGGTGAAGCGGCGTCCGCTGGTGATGGCGATGTCGGGCCCGGCGGCGGGCGTCTCGGCTTCGGTCAGCATCGCGCGCCAGCTCGGCTGCTCGCGCATGCTGACCTTCGACATGGGCGGCACCACGACGGACGTGTGCCTGATCGTCGATGGGCAGGCCGAGATGACCGACGGCCGCATGCTCGGGGACAAGCCGCTGCGCCAGCCGATGCTCGCGGTGCATTCGATCGGCGCGGGCGGCGGATCGATCGTGCGCAACGGCCCCGGCGGCCTGACGGTCGGGCCGGAGAGCGCCGGCTCCGAGCCGGGCCCGGCCTGCTATGGCCGTGGCGGCATGGAGCCCACCATCACCGATGCCAATGCCGTGCTCGGCTATCTCAATCCCGAGACCAAGCTGGGCGATCGCATCGGGATCGACATCGAGAGCGCCAAGCGCGTCATCGAGCCGATTGCCCGCGCGCTCGGCTTGAACCTCACTGAGACGGCACTCGGCATCATCAAAGTCGCGAATGCGACCATGGCCCGCGCGCTCCGCCGTGTCACGGTCGAGCGCGGCATCGACGGCCGCGATTGCACGCTGCTGGCCTTCGGCGGCGGCGGCCCGATGCATGCCGCGGGCCTCGCCGATCTCTACGGCATTGCGGAGGTGGTCGTGCCGAGCGCCTCGAGTGCGTTCTCGGCGCTGGGCTGCCTTACCGCCGATTTCAGCTTCCTGCAGCAGCAGACCCTTCGCGCTGCCCTCGACGGCATCGATCTCGCGCGCGTCTCGGAACGGATCGGAACATTGATTGACGATGCCTCCGCGCCGCTGATCGCCAATGGCGTTGCGAAGACGGAGATCCAGGTCGAGCTGGCGGCCTTGATGCGCTATGCGGCGCAGAACGATGCCATTCCGGTATCCTTCACGCTGCCGCTCGACGTTGCCAGGCTGAAGCGGGATTTCCTGACGCGGCATCATGAGCTGTTCGGCTACGCGACCGGCGAGCCCTGCGTCATCGAATCGGTGCGGGTGCAGGCCCGCCGCCCGTCGACGACCATTGTCAGCCGGCCCGCAACAGCGGCGAGGGCGGTGTCTACGGCTACGCGCATCTGCTCGTTCGGCGGCTTCCACGACATCGCGACCGCAATCATCGACCGCGCCTCGCTCGCCGAGACCGTCAATGGTCCCGCCATCATCGAAGACGCCTGGTCGACAGTGGTGGTGCCGCCGGGCTGGCAGGCAAAGCCCGATACATCAGGCAATTTGTTCCTGACGCGGGGGGCGGCATGA
- a CDS encoding hydantoinase B/oxoprolinase family protein, which yields MKLDPFVVEVIRHGLSAAAEEMSLVMTRSARSPLLREAGDLSSAITDGHGGLVGQGRDIPIHLGAMAYTIPELLKVMPRNGLNDGDVVIYNIGALGGNHLNDVKVVRPVFFDGEIVAFAVSLAHWPDIGGTWPGSYFAKAVDTFQEAMRIPPVLIATSAGLNTPIVQLLKANVRDAESCEGDLLAQIAATKAGEKRIVELCREHGKAVFMAAQSRLHDLSEIEMREALRDLPDGVYEGEDYLDDGSANNAPARIHVKITIRGDEATFDLSGSCDRVSNFCNTTPFMARSAVAYAARIMSGRDMQQNAGALRPLTIITRPGSILEPGWTASVAAGNHETSMRIVDAIFRAMQDTIPERLSAGGATTAGVLFFAEPRPNGSWKMLYEVHGGGEGARHDRAGTAATRVHLSNTSNTPVEVIEANYAIRLEQQAIRRNSGGAGVHRGGDGSVRTYRILAPSMHLTTCIERMVMAPWGMQGGESGKACRISLVRQGANVAIDGKSNLVLQQGDLVTIEMCGGGGYGAATAK from the coding sequence ATGAAGCTCGATCCGTTCGTCGTCGAGGTCATCAGGCACGGGCTCTCCGCCGCGGCAGAAGAGATGAGCCTCGTCATGACGCGCTCGGCGCGCTCGCCGCTCTTGCGCGAGGCCGGGGATCTCTCGTCGGCGATCACCGACGGCCACGGCGGCCTGGTCGGGCAGGGCCGCGACATTCCGATCCATCTCGGTGCGATGGCCTACACCATCCCCGAACTCTTGAAGGTGATGCCGCGCAATGGCCTGAACGACGGCGACGTCGTGATCTACAATATCGGCGCGCTCGGCGGCAATCATCTCAACGACGTCAAGGTCGTGCGGCCCGTCTTCTTCGACGGCGAGATCGTGGCCTTTGCAGTCAGCCTCGCGCATTGGCCCGACATCGGCGGCACCTGGCCCGGCAGCTATTTCGCCAAGGCGGTCGACACCTTCCAGGAGGCGATGCGGATTCCGCCGGTGCTGATCGCAACCTCGGCCGGCCTCAACACGCCGATCGTGCAGCTGCTCAAGGCCAACGTTCGCGACGCCGAATCCTGCGAGGGCGATCTCCTCGCCCAGATCGCGGCGACCAAGGCCGGCGAGAAGCGCATCGTCGAGCTCTGCCGCGAGCACGGCAAGGCGGTCTTCATGGCGGCGCAGTCGCGCCTGCACGATCTCTCCGAAATCGAGATGCGCGAGGCGCTGCGCGACCTGCCGGATGGCGTCTACGAGGGCGAGGATTATCTCGACGACGGCAGCGCAAACAACGCGCCGGCGCGCATCCATGTGAAGATCACCATCCGCGGGGATGAAGCGACCTTCGACCTCTCCGGAAGCTGCGATCGCGTCTCCAATTTCTGCAACACGACGCCGTTCATGGCGCGCTCGGCGGTCGCCTATGCCGCGCGCATCATGAGCGGACGCGACATGCAGCAGAATGCCGGCGCGCTGCGGCCTCTGACCATCATCACGCGCCCGGGCTCGATCCTCGAGCCCGGCTGGACCGCCTCCGTTGCCGCCGGCAATCACGAGACCTCCATGCGCATCGTCGATGCGATTTTCCGCGCCATGCAGGACACCATTCCCGAGCGCCTGTCGGCGGGCGGGGCGACCACCGCGGGCGTGCTGTTCTTCGCCGAGCCGCGGCCGAACGGCTCCTGGAAGATGCTCTACGAGGTCCATGGCGGCGGCGAAGGCGCACGGCACGATCGCGCCGGCACGGCCGCAACCCGCGTCCACCTGTCCAACACCTCGAACACGCCGGTCGAGGTGATCGAGGCGAACTACGCGATCCGGCTCGAGCAGCAGGCCATTCGCCGGAATTCCGGCGGTGCGGGCGTGCATCGCGGCGGTGACGGCTCGGTCCGCACCTACCGCATCCTGGCGCCATCGATGCACCTGACCACCTGCATCGAGCGCATGGTGATGGCGCCCTGGGGCATGCAGGGCGGCGAATCCGGCAAGGCCTGCCGCATCTCGCTGGTGCGGCAGGGCGCGAACGTCGCCATCGACGGCAAGTCGAACCTCGTCTTGCAGCAAGGCGATCTCGTCACGATCGAGATGTGCGGTGGCGGCGGCTACGGCGCCGCGACAGCGAAGTGA
- a CDS encoding aspartate aminotransferase family protein, whose protein sequence is MSRLLRTGLNAGEAAPMAVVGGEGVYFHLADGRKLIDGSNTGGGLGHRHPAMVEAIRRAADTPVVNEGWTWVGREQAADDLMAIAFKGEEDWIGAVRFCISGSEANDMALSLCQALTQRSALATRERAYHGITGLSRSMTVQPQWHGGLAVHSGGSKLPAPMAPVRILPAPDGAIYGAPANNTPPIEYLADAPRLLSDTAATIIDYTQGGIYYDGAYQDQVARYARQAGSYWIADEVVTGAGRAGRWFAFQGAQSRPDIVTLGKSLGGGAAAVAAVVVSKEIVERLKGTSWQNYGTLRGHPISMAAVSAYLTVVSEDKILDHVQSLEKLFARRLLAIAQKHPSVQRVAGQGLHWTVELHGPDWRTWHADTTEVPIASRVAERALEAGAVIGTSGEQTSLFLAPPLVISEREADLLLDALEHGLDVADEEHG, encoded by the coding sequence ATGAGCAGATTGTTGCGAACCGGGCTGAATGCGGGCGAGGCCGCGCCGATGGCCGTGGTCGGCGGCGAGGGCGTCTACTTTCACCTTGCGGACGGCCGCAAGCTGATCGATGGCAGCAACACCGGCGGCGGTCTCGGCCATCGCCATCCCGCAATGGTGGAGGCGATCCGCCGCGCCGCCGATACGCCCGTCGTCAACGAAGGCTGGACCTGGGTCGGCCGCGAGCAGGCCGCCGACGATCTGATGGCCATCGCCTTCAAGGGCGAAGAAGATTGGATCGGCGCGGTGCGCTTCTGCATCAGCGGCAGCGAGGCCAACGACATGGCATTGTCGCTTTGCCAGGCGCTGACGCAGCGTTCGGCGCTGGCAACGCGCGAGCGCGCCTATCACGGCATCACCGGCCTGTCGCGCAGCATGACGGTGCAGCCGCAATGGCACGGCGGCCTTGCGGTGCACTCGGGCGGCTCGAAGCTGCCGGCGCCGATGGCACCGGTACGGATTCTGCCGGCGCCGGATGGCGCGATCTATGGCGCGCCGGCCAACAATACGCCGCCGATCGAATATCTGGCGGATGCCCCGCGCCTGCTCTCGGACACGGCGGCGACGATCATCGACTACACGCAGGGCGGCATCTATTACGACGGCGCCTATCAGGACCAGGTGGCGCGCTATGCGCGGCAGGCCGGCTCGTACTGGATCGCGGACGAGGTCGTCACCGGCGCAGGCCGCGCAGGGCGCTGGTTCGCGTTCCAGGGCGCGCAGAGCCGCCCGGATATCGTCACACTCGGCAAATCGCTGGGTGGCGGGGCGGCGGCGGTTGCTGCTGTGGTAGTGTCCAAGGAGATCGTCGAGCGGCTCAAGGGCACGAGCTGGCAGAATTACGGCACGCTGCGCGGCCATCCCATCAGCATGGCTGCCGTGAGCGCGTATCTGACGGTCGTCAGTGAGGACAAGATTCTGGACCACGTGCAAAGTCTGGAGAAGCTGTTCGCCCGCCGCTTGCTCGCGATCGCGCAAAAGCATCCGAGCGTGCAGCGCGTGGCCGGGCAGGGGCTGCACTGGACCGTGGAGCTGCATGGCCCGGACTGGCGCACCTGGCACGCCGACACCACGGAGGTGCCGATCGCCTCGCGCGTCGCAGAGCGCGCGCTGGAGGCCGGCGCGGTGATCGGCACCAGCGGCGAGCAGACCTCGCTGTTCCTGGCACCGCCACTGGTGATTTCCGAGCGGGAGGCCGACCTGCTTCTGGACGCGCTCGAACACGGCCTCGATGTCGCCGACGAGGAGCACGGGTGA
- a CDS encoding long-chain-fatty-acid--CoA ligase — MSHTTSLTSPAWPADEPWHLAIPEGTLYDALARAACERPTHPATVFYGASLSYAELRDRVDAMAGFLQSVCGIKRGDRVMIALQNSPQYIVAYYAVMRADAVIVPVNPMNKTTEIGYLAADSGARVAIIGSELSDVFVPLVGEAITHAIVAQYRDEVPTATPHTLPLCVTDAPSELPSSPGWHSWSSAVARDFRPGAMTVGPGDLMILPYTSGTTGKPKACMHSHRSALFTAVLQARWYGLDGSDVMTGFMPLFHVAGMQGSMNAAIVAGATLLLMARWDKDLLPDLFETYGVTFWNAAPTMIVDVLASASFRDKCFAKLKVLTGGGAAMPTAVAERLKGRFGLDFVEGYGMTETMSPTHLNPMAAPKRQCLGIAVHETDARVVDPESLIELDDNVVGEIIVHGPQVLQGYWNRPEADTEAFIERDGKRFLRTGDLGYRDAEGYFFAVDRLKRMINVSGFKVWPAEVEAAMYQNRAIRECCIISAPDGYRGETVKALVVLDDAARATTSEGDIVGWARSAMASYKAPRAVVFVESLPRTASNKINWRLLQDAEWGRTA; from the coding sequence GTGAGCCACACAACGTCCCTGACGTCGCCGGCCTGGCCGGCGGACGAGCCCTGGCATCTCGCGATTCCGGAGGGGACGCTCTACGACGCGCTGGCGCGTGCTGCATGTGAACGGCCAACGCATCCGGCGACGGTGTTCTATGGCGCTAGCCTGAGCTACGCCGAGCTGCGCGACCGGGTCGATGCCATGGCCGGCTTCCTGCAAAGCGTTTGCGGCATCAAGCGCGGCGACCGCGTCATGATCGCGCTGCAGAATTCGCCGCAATATATCGTCGCCTATTACGCGGTGATGCGGGCGGACGCCGTGATCGTGCCGGTCAATCCCATGAACAAGACCACCGAGATCGGGTACCTCGCCGCGGATAGCGGCGCCAGAGTCGCGATCATCGGCAGCGAGCTGAGCGACGTGTTTGTGCCGCTGGTCGGCGAGGCCATCACACATGCAATCGTCGCGCAGTATCGCGACGAGGTTCCAACCGCGACGCCCCACACGCTGCCGCTGTGCGTGACCGACGCGCCGTCGGAGCTGCCGTCATCGCCCGGCTGGCATTCCTGGTCATCGGCAGTCGCACGCGACTTTCGGCCCGGCGCAATGACTGTTGGTCCAGGCGATCTCATGATCCTGCCCTACACGTCCGGCACGACGGGCAAGCCGAAGGCGTGCATGCATAGCCATCGCAGCGCGCTGTTCACCGCCGTCTTGCAGGCGCGCTGGTACGGGCTCGATGGCAGCGACGTGATGACCGGCTTCATGCCGCTGTTTCATGTCGCGGGCATGCAGGGCTCGATGAATGCCGCCATCGTCGCCGGCGCCACGCTGCTGCTGATGGCGCGCTGGGACAAGGATCTGCTGCCGGATTTGTTCGAGACCTATGGCGTCACGTTCTGGAATGCCGCGCCGACCATGATCGTGGATGTGCTCGCCAGCGCCAGCTTCCGCGACAAATGCTTTGCGAAGCTCAAGGTGCTGACCGGCGGCGGTGCGGCGATGCCGACCGCGGTCGCCGAGCGGCTGAAGGGCAGGTTTGGCCTTGATTTCGTCGAGGGTTACGGCATGACCGAGACGATGTCTCCGACGCACCTCAATCCGATGGCCGCACCAAAGCGGCAATGCCTCGGCATCGCCGTGCATGAGACCGACGCCAGGGTCGTCGATCCCGAGAGCCTGATCGAGCTCGACGACAACGTGGTCGGCGAGATCATCGTGCACGGGCCGCAGGTGCTGCAGGGTTACTGGAACAGGCCGGAGGCGGATACTGAGGCCTTCATCGAACGCGACGGCAAGCGGTTCCTGCGCACGGGCGATCTCGGCTACCGCGATGCCGAAGGCTATTTCTTCGCCGTCGACCGCCTGAAGCGGATGATCAATGTCAGCGGCTTCAAGGTGTGGCCAGCCGAGGTCGAGGCGGCGATGTACCAGAACCGCGCCATCCGGGAATGCTGCATTATTTCAGCGCCGGACGGCTATCGCGGTGAGACCGTCAAGGCCCTGGTGGTGCTCGATGACGCCGCGCGCGCGACGACGTCGGAGGGCGACATCGTCGGCTGGGCGCGCAGCGCGATGGCGAGCTACAAGGCGCCGCGCGCCGTCGTCTTCGTCGAGTCCCTGCCGCGCACCGCCAGCAACAAGATCAACTGGCGGCTGTTGCAGGATGCCGAATGGGGGCGGACGGCATGA
- a CDS encoding N-carbamoyl-D-amino-acid hydrolase, with the protein MRIVNVAAAQMGPIQKADSREAVVKRMIALMDEAKAKGADLIVYPELALTTFFPRWYVEDRSEFDIWFEREMPNAATKPLFERAAQQGMAMNFGYAELTPDGHHFNTAILTDKSGRIVGKYRKVHLPGHVDYDSKRSHQHLEKRYFEPGDLGFKVWRELGGIIGMAICNDRRWPETYRVMGLQGVEMVLIGYNTPSVNAEKSEEGVEKRLFHNRLSVQAGAYQNATWVVAVAKAGNEDGHPLFGGSLIVDPNGEIVAEAKTDDDEVLVHACDLDATTFGKTTIFDFARHRRIEHYGLITSQTGAVPPPEK; encoded by the coding sequence ATGCGCATCGTCAACGTCGCCGCCGCCCAGATGGGCCCGATCCAGAAAGCCGACAGCCGCGAGGCCGTGGTCAAGCGCATGATCGCGCTGATGGACGAGGCGAAAGCGAAGGGCGCCGACCTGATTGTCTATCCCGAGCTGGCGCTGACGACGTTCTTCCCGCGCTGGTACGTCGAGGACCGCTCCGAGTTCGACATCTGGTTCGAGCGCGAAATGCCGAACGCGGCAACCAAGCCGCTATTCGAGCGCGCGGCGCAGCAGGGAATGGCGATGAATTTCGGCTATGCGGAGCTGACGCCGGACGGTCATCATTTCAACACCGCGATCCTGACCGACAAGTCCGGCAGGATCGTCGGCAAGTATCGCAAGGTGCATCTGCCGGGCCATGTGGACTACGACAGCAAGCGCTCGCATCAGCATCTGGAGAAGCGCTATTTCGAGCCGGGCGATCTCGGCTTCAAGGTCTGGCGCGAGCTCGGCGGCATCATCGGCATGGCGATCTGCAACGATCGCCGCTGGCCCGAGACCTATCGCGTCATGGGCCTGCAGGGCGTCGAGATGGTGCTGATCGGCTACAACACGCCGTCGGTGAATGCCGAGAAGAGCGAGGAGGGCGTCGAGAAGCGCCTCTTCCACAACCGTCTCTCGGTCCAGGCCGGCGCCTATCAGAACGCGACCTGGGTGGTCGCGGTGGCCAAGGCCGGCAATGAGGACGGTCATCCCTTGTTCGGCGGCAGCCTGATCGTCGATCCCAACGGCGAGATCGTCGCCGAGGCCAAGACGGATGACGACGAGGTTCTGGTCCATGCCTGCGACCTCGATGCCACCACCTTCGGCAAGACCACGATCTTCGATTTCGCCCGGCATCGCCGCATCGAGCATTACGGCCTGATCACCAGCCAGACCGGCGCGGTGCCGCCGCCGGAGAAGTGA
- a CDS encoding flavin reductase family protein produces MADKGISLRELDPRDRYKLLCGVVVPRPIALVTTLDENGAVNAAPFSFFNVFSESPALIVLGLQHKHDHSPKDTTRNIHRDGEFVVHMVDEALSVAMNDCAIDFPSGDSEVAATGLATLPSVDVKVPRLAAAPFALECRRHVVLTFSPDRELLVGEVLRIHAREGLVDTANMYVDLGAYRPIGRMFGNLYTTQRDTFALVRESHAQWLARQETKELKDA; encoded by the coding sequence ATGGCTGACAAAGGCATCTCCTTGCGTGAGCTCGATCCGCGCGATCGCTACAAGCTGCTCTGCGGCGTGGTGGTGCCGCGGCCGATCGCGCTGGTGACGACGCTCGACGAGAACGGGGCGGTCAATGCCGCGCCGTTCAGCTTCTTCAACGTGTTCTCCGAAAGTCCGGCGCTGATCGTGCTCGGGCTTCAGCACAAGCACGATCACTCGCCGAAGGACACCACCCGCAACATCCATCGCGACGGCGAGTTCGTGGTGCACATGGTGGACGAGGCGCTGTCAGTCGCGATGAACGACTGCGCGATCGATTTCCCCTCCGGCGACAGCGAGGTCGCCGCGACGGGCCTGGCGACGCTTCCCTCGGTCGATGTGAAGGTGCCGCGCCTCGCCGCGGCGCCCTTCGCGCTGGAATGCCGGCGCCATGTCGTGCTGACCTTCTCCCCCGATCGCGAGCTCCTGGTCGGCGAAGTCTTGCGGATTCACGCCCGCGAGGGTCTGGTCGATACCGCCAACATGTACGTCGATCTCGGTGCCTATCGGCCGATCGGCCGCATGTTCGGCAATCTCTACACCACGCAGCGGGACACGTTTGCCCTTGTCCGCGAGAGCCATGCGCAATGGCTCGCGCGCCAGGAAACCAAAGAGCTGAAGGACGCCTAG
- a CDS encoding aspartate/glutamate racemase family protein, which yields MSRPRILVINPNSNHKVTQGLEDALKPLDFEGGPEVVCQTLAEGPFGIESQADADSVAIPLRKLVESDNSSAAFVIACYSDPGLQVCREGTDRPVFGIAECGVLTALSRAETFGVIAIAQRSIPRHMRYLRQMGLTDRFSGERPLNMSVAETASGEGTLARMIEVGRTLRDEDGARAIVMGCAGMARHRRALEDALRIPVIDPTQAAVTMALGTVRFSAH from the coding sequence ATGTCCCGGCCGCGCATTCTCGTCATCAACCCGAACTCCAACCACAAGGTCACGCAGGGGCTGGAGGATGCGCTGAAGCCGCTCGATTTCGAGGGCGGGCCCGAAGTGGTCTGCCAGACGCTGGCCGAGGGTCCGTTCGGCATTGAAAGCCAGGCGGACGCCGATAGCGTTGCGATCCCATTGCGAAAGCTGGTCGAAAGCGACAACAGCTCGGCCGCCTTCGTCATCGCCTGCTACAGCGATCCCGGGCTCCAGGTCTGCCGTGAAGGCACGGACCGGCCGGTGTTCGGCATTGCCGAGTGCGGCGTGCTGACGGCGCTTTCCCGCGCGGAGACCTTCGGCGTCATCGCGATCGCGCAGCGCTCGATCCCGCGGCACATGCGCTATCTCAGGCAGATGGGCCTGACCGACCGCTTTTCCGGCGAGCGGCCGCTGAACATGAGCGTCGCCGAAACCGCTTCGGGCGAAGGCACGCTCGCCAGGATGATCGAGGTCGGCCGCACGCTGCGCGACGAGGACGGTGCCCGTGCCATCGTGATGGGCTGCGCCGGCATGGCGCGCCACCGCCGTGCGTTGGAAGACGCGCTGCGGATTCCCGTGATCGACCCGACACAGGCGGCCGTCACCATGGCGCTGGGTACGGTGCGGTTCTCGGCTCACTAG